A window from Rhinolophus sinicus isolate RSC01 linkage group LG01, ASM3656204v1, whole genome shotgun sequence encodes these proteins:
- the KCNE4 gene encoding potassium voltage-gated channel subfamily E member 4 — protein MRVDAGVAALPGHFLFFSHSFLWPPENSGWVLGSEQRGCFVPSLFLFTAAEFSELSCNAWSSLFTLPRPNSVVNFPPRTRDDAFLDYISQVQQPNCQSAEPCLEEEYPWTWRFRKSGLGRNLPAFDPGCVSRASMLKMEPLNSTHPSTEAPGSPLESHVPRSSSGNGNEYFYILVVMSFYGIFLIGIMLGYMKSKRREKKSSLLLLYKDEERLWGEAMKPLPVVSGLRSTQVPLMLNMLQESVAPALSCTLCSMEGDSVSSESSSPDVHLTIQEEGADDELGETSETPLNESSEGSSENIHQNS, from the exons ATGAGAGTGGACGCTGGGGTAGCAGCTCTACCTGgccactttcttttcttctctcattcatttttatggcccCCTGAAAACTcgggctgggtgctggggagtGAGCAGCGTGGCTGCTTCGTTCCCAGTCTGTTTCTTTTCACAGCTGCAGAGTTCAGTGAGTTGAGCTGCAATGCTTGGAGTTCACTGTTCACTCTGCCACGACCAAACTCTGTTGTAAATTTTCCTCCCAGAACACGTGACGATGCATTTCTTGACTATATATCCCAAGTGCAACAGCCGAATTGTCAGAGCGCTGAGCCGTGCTTGGAGGAAGAATACCCTTGGACTTGGCGATTCAGGAAATCAGGACTTGGGAGGAATTTGCCAGCCTTTG ACCCTGGCTGTGTGAGCCGTGCTTCAATGCTGAAGATGGAACCTCTGAACAGCACGCACCCCAGCACCGAAGCCCCCGGCAGCCCCCTTGAGTCCCATGTGCCCCGCAGCAGTAGCGGCAACGGTAACGAATACTTCTACATCTTGGTGGTCATGTCCTTCTATGGCATTTTCTTGATTGGGATCATGCTGGGCTACATGAAATCCAAGAGGCGGGAGAAGAAGTCCAGCCTCCTGCTGTTGTACAAGGACGAGGAGAGGCTCTGGGGGGAGGCCATGAAGCCGCTGCCCGTCGTGTCGGGCCTGAGGTCCACGCAGGTGCCCCTGATGCTCAACATGCTGCAAGAGAGCGTGGCGCCCGCCCTGTCCTGTACCCTCTGCTCCATGGAAGGGGACAGCGTGAGCTCCGAGTCCTCCTCGCCAGACGTGCATCTCACCATCCAGGAGGAGGGGGCCGATGATGAGCTGGGGGAGACTTCGGAGACGCCCCTGAACGAAAGCAGTGAAGGGTCCTCGGAGAACATCCATCAGAATTCCTAG